One Deltaproteobacteria bacterium genomic window carries:
- a CDS encoding transposase, whose protein sequence is MPRGPRVDAEGVAHHVWQRGAGRMVVFIDDTDRASFMRRFRRLLVEQRMRAFGIVLMSNHYHVALQTGPIAMWRFMHRLLTGYALEFNKRHERDGHVFQNRYGSRALNGDDELATVVVYGARNPLEAGVVRDEPGLRQYVWSSYPALMGEDAADHGVAVGATLSLFGDTVPSARRELRRRVVQGVTWAPENRHDAKHPSLSPERAAQFAAIAAEVCARANLEAREVRGRSMRVEARAARREIAQRATRAGFSACEIAQELGSSEWSVRRAASR, encoded by the coding sequence ATGCCCCGCGGACCTCGCGTCGACGCCGAGGGCGTCGCGCACCATGTCTGGCAGCGCGGCGCAGGTCGCATGGTCGTCTTCATCGACGACACCGATCGCGCCAGCTTCATGAGGCGCTTCAGGCGCCTCCTCGTCGAGCAGCGCATGCGCGCCTTCGGCATCGTGCTGATGTCGAACCACTATCACGTCGCGCTGCAAACCGGCCCGATCGCGATGTGGCGCTTCATGCACCGCCTGCTCACCGGCTACGCGCTCGAATTCAACAAGCGGCACGAGCGCGACGGGCACGTCTTCCAGAACCGCTACGGCTCGCGCGCCCTGAACGGCGACGACGAGCTCGCGACCGTGGTCGTGTACGGCGCGAGAAACCCACTCGAAGCCGGCGTGGTGAGGGACGAGCCAGGGCTGCGGCAGTACGTGTGGTCCAGCTATCCGGCGTTGATGGGCGAGGATGCGGCGGATCACGGCGTCGCGGTCGGAGCGACGCTGTCACTGTTCGGCGACACGGTGCCCAGTGCCCGCCGGGAGCTGCGCCGGCGCGTCGTCCAGGGCGTGACCTGGGCGCCGGAGAATCGGCACGACGCGAAGCATCCGTCGCTGAGCCCCGAGCGCGCGGCGCAGTTCGCGGCGATCGCGGCGGAAGTGTGCGCGCGAGCGAACCTCGAAGCGCGCGAAGTGCGCGGCCGGTCGATGCGCGTCGAAGCGCGCGCAGCGCGGCGGGAGATCGCGCAACGCGCAACGAGGGCAGGTTTCAGCGCATGCGAGATCGCCCAAGAACTCGGTTCATCCGAGTGGTCGGTTCGGCGCGCAGCCTCCCGGTGA
- a CDS encoding DUF455 family protein: protein MKRFIQHEELARDSRFTRQTTALSTLIAQLPDDVNAVVEVFEKFAPMIEQSTRGTAAEPLYDAYGPGFGLLTNTQAIRPGDPATPTRMKLRMHGIYVGELQALEGAGRSLWDFPDAPWEFKMNMARQCWDEARHVQIYEKLLEHVGGKPGMFPESTFLFECACSDDPALRVAGVNRGLEGLACDVFRDLIKYADEVGDEKMKQAVDYVLADELTHVRFGSDWVREFCKNDPERLKRANEFRKQVDKQFNFGGARSARSDAAIRIAFEDRREAGFTEEELNELVELCGEGPSRETMREAARILRERHHAKKAAAGAQS from the coding sequence ATGAAGCGCTTCATCCAGCACGAAGAGCTCGCCCGCGACAGCCGGTTCACGCGCCAGACCACGGCGCTCTCGACGCTGATCGCGCAGCTGCCCGACGACGTGAATGCGGTCGTCGAGGTCTTCGAGAAGTTCGCGCCGATGATCGAGCAATCGACGCGCGGCACCGCAGCCGAGCCGCTCTACGACGCCTACGGCCCTGGCTTCGGTCTCCTCACCAACACGCAGGCGATCCGTCCCGGCGATCCGGCGACGCCGACGCGCATGAAGCTGCGCATGCACGGCATCTACGTGGGCGAGCTGCAGGCGCTCGAAGGCGCGGGCCGCTCGCTCTGGGACTTCCCCGACGCGCCGTGGGAGTTCAAGATGAACATGGCGCGCCAGTGCTGGGACGAAGCGCGCCACGTGCAGATCTACGAGAAGCTGCTCGAGCACGTGGGCGGGAAGCCGGGGATGTTCCCGGAGAGCACGTTCCTGTTCGAGTGCGCGTGCTCCGACGACCCGGCGCTGCGCGTCGCGGGCGTGAACCGCGGCCTCGAAGGCCTCGCGTGCGACGTGTTCCGCGATCTCATCAAGTACGCGGACGAAGTCGGCGACGAGAAGATGAAGCAGGCGGTCGACTACGTGCTCGCCGACGAGCTCACGCACGTGCGCTTCGGCAGCGATTGGGTGCGCGAGTTCTGCAAGAACGACCCCGAGCGATTGAAGCGCGCGAACGAGTTCCGCAAGCAGGTCGACAAGCAGTTCAACTTCGGCGGTGCGCGCAGCGCGCGGAGCGACGCCGCGATTCGCATCGCGTTCGAGGATCGGCGCGAGGCGGGCTTCACCGAGGAAGAGCTGAACGAGCTCGTCGAGCTGTGCGGTGAGGGCCCGTCGCGCGAGACGATGCGCGAGGCCGCGCGCATCCTGCGCGAGCGCCACCACGCGAAGAAGGCTGCCGCGGGAGCGCAGTCGTGA
- a CDS encoding DUF3604 domain-containing protein, whose translation MRHLAASLALALTAAAPTLAQETQLLWGDTHVHSAFSVDAYTVGNRSATPDDAYRFAKGLPMVHPYHRARIQLERPLDFLVVSDHAELLGTLYRLSAGDPLIAESASGKEILATLRTGANLFQNPVGQAFLAALSGNAAPPADLSTPEYRRSIWQETTDITERHNQPGKFTAFVGWEWTSMPGGNNLHRIVMSTASAAQAQQFQPFSTIDSNKPEELWSWLDATSKRVGADFLSIPHNSNVSDGLMFDEVDSEGRPLTADYARTRMRWEPIVEATQIKGDSEARRELSPTDELASFEVFDYLLKSGADGTLMAAPPPKPGSYVRTALMRGLEVAQRAGVNPYQFGVIGSTDSHTGASTPDEDNFGGKMAYDSTPEHRFTQTLLPNVRMSASGLAAVWATENTRDAIFSALRRKEVYATSGPRIAVRFFGGFAFRAADARAKDIARVGYVKGVPMGGDLTSAPKGRAPSFLVHAAKDPLGGNLDRAQIVKGWLDADGKARERVFDVAWSGDREPGADGKLPPVGNTVDVATGRYANTIGAAQLAAVWTDAEFDPAQRAFYYVRVLQIPTPRHTLYDSLALKKEHPASPPSVIQDRAYTSAIWYTPAQ comes from the coding sequence ATGCGCCACCTCGCCGCTTCCCTCGCACTCGCCCTAACAGCTGCCGCACCGACTCTCGCGCAAGAGACGCAGCTGCTCTGGGGCGACACGCACGTGCACAGCGCGTTTTCGGTGGACGCGTACACCGTGGGCAACCGCAGCGCGACGCCCGACGACGCGTACCGCTTCGCGAAGGGCCTGCCGATGGTGCACCCCTACCACCGCGCGCGCATTCAGCTCGAGCGTCCCCTCGACTTCCTCGTCGTCTCCGACCACGCCGAGCTGCTCGGCACGCTCTATCGCCTCAGCGCGGGCGATCCGCTGATCGCCGAGAGCGCGTCGGGCAAGGAAATCCTCGCGACGCTCCGCACGGGCGCGAATCTGTTTCAGAACCCCGTTGGCCAAGCGTTCCTCGCGGCGCTCAGTGGGAACGCGGCGCCACCGGCCGACCTCTCGACGCCCGAGTACCGGCGCTCGATCTGGCAGGAGACGACCGACATCACCGAGCGCCACAACCAGCCAGGCAAGTTCACCGCGTTCGTCGGCTGGGAGTGGACCTCGATGCCGGGCGGCAACAACCTGCACCGCATCGTGATGTCGACCGCGAGCGCCGCGCAGGCGCAGCAGTTCCAGCCCTTCAGCACGATCGACAGCAACAAGCCCGAGGAGCTGTGGAGCTGGCTCGATGCGACTTCGAAGCGCGTCGGCGCGGACTTCCTCTCGATCCCGCACAACTCGAACGTCTCGGACGGCCTCATGTTCGACGAAGTCGACAGCGAGGGGCGACCCCTAACAGCTGACTATGCGCGCACGCGCATGCGCTGGGAGCCGATCGTCGAGGCGACGCAGATCAAGGGCGACAGCGAGGCGCGCCGCGAGCTCTCGCCGACCGACGAGCTCGCGAGCTTCGAGGTGTTCGACTACCTGCTGAAGTCGGGCGCCGACGGCACGTTGATGGCGGCGCCGCCGCCGAAGCCGGGCTCCTACGTGCGCACCGCGCTGATGCGCGGGCTCGAAGTGGCGCAGCGCGCGGGCGTGAACCCGTATCAGTTTGGCGTGATCGGCTCGACCGACTCGCACACCGGCGCGTCCACGCCCGACGAAGACAACTTCGGCGGCAAGATGGCGTACGACTCGACGCCGGAGCATCGCTTCACGCAAACGCTGCTGCCGAACGTGCGCATGAGCGCGTCGGGGCTCGCGGCGGTGTGGGCCACCGAGAACACGCGCGACGCGATCTTTTCCGCGCTGCGCCGCAAGGAGGTGTACGCGACGAGCGGGCCGCGCATCGCGGTGCGCTTCTTCGGCGGCTTCGCGTTCCGCGCGGCGGATGCGCGCGCGAAGGACATCGCGCGCGTCGGCTACGTGAAGGGCGTGCCGATGGGCGGCGACCTGACGAGCGCGCCGAAGGGGCGCGCGCCGAGCTTCCTGGTGCACGCCGCGAAGGATCCGCTCGGCGGCAACCTCGACCGCGCGCAGATCGTGAAGGGCTGGCTCGACGCGGACGGGAAGGCGCGCGAGCGCGTGTTCGACGTCGCGTGGTCGGGCGACCGCGAGCCCGGCGCCGACGGGAAGCTGCCGCCCGTGGGAAACACGGTGGACGTCGCGACGGGGAGGTACGCGAACACGATCGGGGCAGCGCAGCTCGCCGCGGTCTGGACAGACGCCGAGTTCGATCCCGCGCAGCGCGCGTTCTACTACGTGCGCGTGCTGCAGATCCCGACGCCGCGCCACACGCTCTACGACTCGCTTGCACTGAAGAAAGAACACCCCGCGAGCCCACCTTCCGTGATCCAGGATCGCGCCTACACGAGCGCGATCTGGTACACGCCGGCGCAGTAA
- a CDS encoding YeeE/YedE family protein, protein MEATPFTPLEGLLGGALIGLASALLLWTDGKVAGISGILSRALVPTRGDFAWRLAFLVGLPLGAALVVRATSDVHGFAITASWPTLIAGGLLVGFGTALGNGCTSGHGVCGIARGSKRSVAATATFMASAIAATFVLRHVLGAA, encoded by the coding sequence ATGGAAGCGACGCCGTTCACTCCGCTCGAAGGCTTGCTCGGCGGCGCGCTGATCGGCCTCGCTTCTGCGCTGTTGTTATGGACGGACGGCAAGGTGGCGGGCATCAGCGGCATCCTGTCTCGCGCGCTCGTGCCCACGCGCGGCGACTTCGCGTGGCGTCTCGCGTTCCTCGTCGGGCTCCCGCTCGGCGCAGCGCTCGTCGTGCGCGCCACGAGCGACGTGCACGGTTTCGCGATCACGGCGAGCTGGCCCACGTTGATCGCGGGCGGCCTGCTCGTCGGCTTCGGCACCGCGCTCGGCAACGGCTGCACGAGCGGCCACGGCGTGTGCGGCATCGCGCGCGGCTCGAAGCGCAGCGTCGCCGCGACCGCGACGTTCATGGCGAGCGCGATCGCCGCGACCTTCGTGCTGCGCCACGTGCTCGGAGCCGCGTGA
- a CDS encoding PaaI family thioesterase yields the protein MPDPRAAEVFDQKVAAGFLAANEKQTGLPAFLGARFTSFTPGVLRAELDVRPELLTPFKNMHGGVISALCDHVLGCVCYPHMKRGQWAATTEFKLNLLAPVTTGVVAATAEILSLTKATAVVQIRVENEGRLAAIAQGTVLIRDPRPAA from the coding sequence ATGCCCGATCCGCGCGCCGCGGAAGTGTTCGACCAGAAAGTCGCGGCCGGCTTCCTCGCCGCGAACGAAAAGCAGACGGGGCTCCCCGCGTTTCTCGGCGCGCGCTTCACCTCGTTCACGCCCGGCGTGCTGCGCGCGGAGCTCGACGTGCGGCCGGAGCTGCTGACGCCGTTCAAGAACATGCACGGCGGCGTGATCTCGGCGCTGTGCGACCACGTGCTCGGCTGCGTGTGTTACCCGCACATGAAGCGCGGCCAGTGGGCGGCGACCACCGAGTTCAAGCTGAACCTGCTCGCGCCCGTAACAACTGGCGTGGTGGCGGCGACGGCGGAGATCCTGTCGCTCACGAAGGCGACGGCGGTCGTGCAGATCCGCGTCGAGAACGAGGGCCGGCTCGCGGCGATCGCGCAGGGCACGGTGCTGATTCGCGACCCGCGGCCGGCGGCGTAG
- a CDS encoding sulfite exporter TauE/SafE family protein, with protein sequence MAALGYALSILIGVSLGFFGGGGSILTVPLMAYVFALDAKIAIASSLLVVGAASASAAAQHWRAGNVDARTAALFGAAGMTGAYAGGRVSQLFDGSLLLLMFAVMMGITAIAMWRGRRAPPENAVTRSPRRLVLQGLAVGAFTGLIGAGGGFLIVPALALWAGLPMQRAVGTSLAIIVMNCIAGFAGYASHVSVPWQLVAFVSVAAIAGSFAGSAAAKRINPAQLRRAFAGFVLAMAGLILVREVNVWLSDALAALPRTGPQLVFAVIMLAGGIAAGRASRSLGGRHGEPDYEDGAGI encoded by the coding sequence GTGGCGGCGCTCGGCTACGCGCTGAGCATCCTGATCGGCGTCTCGCTCGGTTTCTTCGGCGGCGGCGGCTCGATCCTCACCGTGCCGCTGATGGCGTACGTGTTCGCGCTCGACGCGAAGATCGCGATCGCGTCGTCGCTGCTCGTGGTGGGCGCGGCGAGCGCATCGGCCGCCGCGCAGCACTGGCGCGCCGGCAACGTCGACGCGCGCACCGCGGCGTTGTTCGGCGCCGCGGGCATGACGGGTGCGTACGCCGGCGGCCGCGTCTCGCAGCTCTTCGACGGTTCGCTGTTGTTGTTGATGTTCGCGGTGATGATGGGCATCACCGCCATCGCGATGTGGCGCGGCCGGCGCGCGCCGCCCGAGAACGCCGTCACGCGCTCGCCGCGGCGGCTCGTGCTGCAGGGCCTCGCGGTGGGCGCGTTCACCGGCCTGATCGGCGCCGGCGGCGGCTTCCTGATCGTGCCTGCGCTCGCGCTCTGGGCCGGTCTCCCGATGCAGCGCGCCGTCGGTACCTCGCTCGCGATCATCGTGATGAACTGCATCGCGGGCTTCGCGGGCTACGCGAGCCACGTCAGCGTGCCTTGGCAGCTCGTCGCGTTCGTTTCGGTCGCGGCGATCGCCGGCTCCTTCGCAGGCTCCGCCGCCGCCAAGCGCATCAACCCGGCGCAGTTGCGCCGCGCCTTCGCCGGCTTCGTGCTCGCGATGGCGGGGCTGATCCTCGTGCGCGAAGTGAACGTGTGGCTGAGCGACGCGCTCGCCGCGCTGCCGCGCACCGGACCGCAGCTCGTGTTCGCGGTGATCATGCTCGCTGGCGGCATCGCCGCAGGCCGCGCCTCGCGCAGCCTCGGCGGGCGCCACGGCGAGCCGGACTACGAAGATGGAGCTGGGATCTGA
- a CDS encoding rhodanese-like domain-containing protein — MPVKEIGPAEAEQRLGEFLAVDVRGAHEYAGPLGHVPGSVLIPLPELELRARELPKGKQLLLVCRSGARSARACEQLEGLGYGPATNLTGGMIAWNRAGLAIEKPRYAHAAALLDNAIAWLAQVSAQKADAVRASLTAEIGSTGEGRTKAESARVLDWIEQKARAAGAPPDTDLSLAAFRAALAQL; from the coding sequence ATGCCGGTGAAAGAAATCGGTCCCGCCGAGGCCGAGCAGCGGCTCGGCGAGTTCCTCGCCGTGGACGTGCGCGGCGCTCACGAGTACGCGGGGCCCCTCGGGCACGTGCCCGGCTCCGTGCTGATCCCGCTGCCCGAGCTCGAGCTGCGCGCGCGCGAGCTTCCGAAGGGCAAGCAGTTGTTACTGGTGTGCCGCTCCGGCGCGCGTTCGGCGCGGGCGTGCGAGCAGCTCGAAGGGCTCGGCTACGGCCCCGCGACGAACCTCACCGGCGGCATGATCGCGTGGAACCGCGCCGGCCTCGCGATCGAGAAGCCGCGCTACGCGCACGCCGCCGCGCTGCTCGACAACGCGATCGCGTGGCTCGCGCAGGTGAGTGCGCAGAAGGCCGACGCCGTGCGCGCGAGCCTCACGGCGGAGATCGGCAGCACCGGCGAAGGGCGGACGAAGGCCGAGTCCGCGCGCGTGCTCGACTGGATCGAGCAGAAGGCGCGCGCTGCCGGCGCGCCGCCCGACACGGACCTGTCGCTCGCCGCGTTCCGCGCGGCGCTCGCGCAGCTCTAG
- a CDS encoding OB-fold domain-containing protein, with amino-acid sequence MARYLGESWMLPGTDALTKRFFTAGALVFQQCAKCAHVQHPPTDVCGACQSFEFTERASAGRGRIESLTVAHYAVHPALHDRVPYVVVLVSVDDVPGVRVVGNVVNRAPDEVAVGQRVRVCFEEAKDPESGEVLRIPQWEVVA; translated from the coding sequence ATGGCCCGCTACCTCGGCGAGAGCTGGATGCTGCCCGGCACCGACGCGCTCACGAAGCGCTTCTTCACGGCCGGCGCGCTCGTGTTCCAGCAGTGCGCGAAGTGCGCGCACGTGCAGCACCCGCCCACCGACGTGTGCGGCGCGTGCCAGTCGTTCGAGTTCACGGAGCGCGCGAGCGCCGGCCGCGGCCGCATCGAGAGCCTCACCGTCGCGCACTACGCGGTGCACCCCGCGCTGCACGACCGCGTCCCCTACGTGGTCGTGCTCGTCTCGGTCGACGACGTGCCCGGCGTGCGCGTGGTCGGCAACGTCGTGAACCGCGCGCCCGACGAAGTGGCCGTGGGTCAGCGCGTGCGCGTGTGCTTCGAGGAAGCGAAGGACCCGGAGAGCGGCGAGGTGCTGAGGATTCCGCAGTGGGAGGTGGTGGCGTAA
- a CDS encoding YeeE/YedE family protein, giving the protein MAQILAALASGLVFGAGLALAGMTNPAKVLSFLDLAGAWDPTLALVMGGALAVNAAAYAVTRRRAKPLYADAFALPTRSDLDARLLGGAALFGLGWALVGLCPGPALASLARGDVHVLGFVAAMAVGMLAARRV; this is encoded by the coding sequence ATGGCGCAGATCCTCGCCGCACTCGCGAGCGGTCTCGTGTTCGGCGCCGGCCTCGCCCTCGCGGGCATGACCAACCCCGCGAAGGTGCTCTCGTTCCTCGACCTCGCCGGTGCGTGGGACCCGACCCTCGCGCTCGTCATGGGCGGCGCGCTCGCCGTGAACGCCGCCGCCTACGCGGTGACACGCCGCCGCGCGAAGCCGCTCTACGCCGACGCCTTCGCGCTGCCCACCCGCAGCGACCTCGACGCGCGCTTGTTAGGCGGCGCTGCGCTGTTCGGCCTCGGCTGGGCGCTCGTCGGCCTCTGCCCCGGCCCCGCGCTGGCGAGCCTCGCACGCGGCGACGTGCACGTGCTGGGCTTCGTGGCGGCGATGGCGGTGGGGATGCTCGCGGCGCGCCGGGTGTAG